A region from the Altererythrobacter sp. H2 genome encodes:
- a CDS encoding efflux RND transporter permease subunit, which translates to MKASLSRHARSLWLAMLLLTLGGIAGALRLPVSLFPHIDYPRVVVAIDAGERDPAQMEAEITRPIEIALRSVPGVSHLRSTTSRGSAEVALNFDWGHDMTAATLATQGALATVLPSLPQGTAFDVRRSDPTLFPVVGIALTSTSLDQEALRQLAELKVRPALTAVPGVAGVDVLGGSPREFSVDLEPARLAALGLSPDDVVRALAQANVVRGAGRIEDRHRLYLLLVENRLASAADIAATPVKAGTAGGAGIVTIGDVATIRPAVQPNYSLVTSNGRRAVLVNVRQALGGDTVQVVRDADARLKGLGLPPSVVVTPFYDQSELVVGAANAVRDAILLGAVLAGLVLFLFLRSLRLMAITAAVLPAVLAGTCLILFAMGMHFDMMTLGGMAAAVGLIVDDAVVMLEHVMRRMQEGTARDTPSILGAAAEMAKPLFGSTGATIVVFLPLAFISGVSGGFFKALAVTMVAALTISLLFARFLIPLICAHWLRPSDAEAAESAAGWLGRLARQYHRAIGHALERPVRFALIVCAALAVAGSLAWYNVPSGFMPKMDEGGFILDYKAQPGAALSDTDRLLRQVETIIQKTPEVASYSRRTGLQLGGGLTEADEGDYFIRLKGGSRRPIEAVMGEIRQQIEAKVPGLQIETMQLMEDLIGDLTAVPQPIEIKLFGDDPAALEQVAKRVAEAISKVNGVVEVVDGLRVAGDAISVRVRPGVAQQHGLDPATVAGQVEGLVGGSQATSLRIGEQLIAVRVRGPLDIRERAAQVADLPLTATDGHVVRVGQIADVSIMAGQKQRTREDLAPFIDVTARLEGRDLGSAMADVRGTVAGLHLPSSIRVDYGGLYAQQRQSFADMTMVFVAALLLAALLLTLLFERIAWTLAALVTVLLSAAAVFCGLWISGIELDVSALMGLTMVVGMVTELIVFYLSELDAAAPTDAAALTEAGDKRLRPILMSALIAILTLSPLALGISRGAGLQQPLATAIIFGLTAAVPLVLLVFPTLILAISRVPAKSDGAGPLVSPG; encoded by the coding sequence GTGAAAGCCAGCCTCTCCCGCCACGCCCGCAGCCTGTGGCTGGCGATGCTGCTCCTCACTCTTGGGGGCATCGCAGGTGCGCTCCGCTTGCCGGTCAGCCTCTTTCCACACATTGATTATCCCCGCGTCGTCGTGGCGATCGACGCGGGCGAGCGTGACCCAGCCCAGATGGAAGCGGAAATCACCCGGCCGATCGAGATCGCGCTGCGCTCGGTGCCTGGCGTTAGCCACCTGCGCTCGACCACCAGTCGCGGTTCGGCGGAAGTCGCGCTCAACTTCGATTGGGGCCACGACATGACCGCGGCGACGCTGGCAACGCAAGGTGCGCTGGCGACCGTCCTGCCTTCGCTGCCGCAAGGCACGGCCTTCGACGTGCGCCGTTCTGACCCGACTCTTTTTCCCGTAGTTGGCATCGCGCTCACGTCGACTTCGCTCGATCAGGAGGCCTTGCGCCAGCTCGCGGAGCTAAAGGTCCGTCCGGCGCTGACAGCCGTGCCCGGCGTCGCCGGCGTCGATGTTCTGGGCGGCTCGCCTCGCGAATTCTCGGTCGATCTCGAGCCCGCGCGGCTCGCCGCACTTGGCCTGTCGCCGGATGACGTCGTCAGGGCCCTTGCTCAGGCCAATGTCGTGCGCGGGGCCGGACGCATCGAGGATCGGCACAGGCTCTACCTGCTGCTGGTCGAAAATCGTCTCGCATCCGCCGCCGATATCGCAGCGACTCCGGTTAAGGCCGGCACGGCAGGCGGCGCGGGGATCGTTACGATTGGTGATGTCGCCACGATTCGTCCGGCTGTTCAGCCAAATTACTCACTGGTGACAAGCAACGGGCGCCGCGCGGTGCTTGTCAACGTCCGGCAGGCGCTGGGCGGCGATACGGTGCAGGTCGTGCGCGATGCCGATGCCCGCCTCAAGGGGCTCGGATTGCCGCCTAGCGTCGTCGTGACCCCATTCTACGATCAGTCCGAACTGGTTGTCGGCGCGGCCAACGCGGTGCGCGATGCCATCCTGCTGGGCGCGGTGCTCGCGGGTCTGGTGCTGTTCCTGTTCCTTCGCTCACTGCGCTTGATGGCGATCACGGCCGCCGTGCTGCCGGCTGTTCTCGCAGGGACTTGCCTGATCCTCTTCGCCATGGGCATGCATTTTGACATGATGACGCTGGGTGGCATGGCTGCTGCTGTCGGTCTTATCGTTGACGATGCCGTGGTCATGCTCGAACATGTCATGCGCCGGATGCAGGAAGGCACTGCCCGTGACACGCCGTCGATCCTGGGCGCTGCGGCAGAGATGGCAAAGCCGCTGTTCGGTTCAACTGGCGCCACCATCGTCGTGTTTCTGCCGCTCGCCTTCATATCCGGCGTCAGCGGAGGGTTTTTCAAGGCGCTTGCGGTGACCATGGTCGCAGCGCTGACAATATCGCTCCTCTTTGCGCGCTTTCTCATTCCGCTGATCTGCGCCCACTGGTTGCGACCCAGCGACGCCGAGGCTGCGGAAAGTGCGGCTGGTTGGCTGGGGAGGCTGGCAAGGCAGTATCACCGGGCGATCGGTCACGCGCTCGAACGCCCTGTCCGCTTCGCGCTCATTGTCTGCGCGGCTCTGGCAGTGGCCGGGTCGCTGGCCTGGTACAACGTCCCTTCGGGTTTCATGCCGAAGATGGACGAAGGCGGCTTTATCCTCGACTACAAGGCCCAGCCTGGTGCTGCGCTGAGCGATACGGATCGGCTTTTGCGCCAGGTCGAGACGATTATCCAGAAGACCCCTGAGGTCGCCAGCTACTCGCGGCGAACCGGTCTCCAATTGGGCGGCGGGCTGACCGAAGCCGACGAAGGCGACTACTTCATTCGCCTCAAGGGCGGTTCGCGCCGTCCCATCGAAGCGGTGATGGGCGAGATCCGCCAGCAGATCGAAGCAAAGGTGCCCGGGCTGCAGATCGAGACGATGCAACTAATGGAAGACCTGATCGGTGACCTGACCGCAGTGCCACAACCGATCGAGATCAAGCTGTTCGGCGACGACCCGGCGGCACTCGAGCAGGTGGCCAAACGGGTCGCGGAGGCTATCAGCAAGGTCAATGGCGTCGTTGAAGTGGTCGACGGCCTGCGCGTGGCGGGCGATGCCATTTCGGTGCGGGTGCGGCCTGGTGTCGCACAGCAGCACGGCCTCGATCCGGCCACGGTTGCCGGTCAGGTGGAAGGACTGGTCGGAGGCAGTCAGGCCACGAGCCTGCGGATCGGTGAGCAACTCATCGCGGTCCGCGTTCGCGGACCATTGGATATTCGCGAGCGGGCGGCCCAGGTCGCCGACCTGCCGCTGACCGCAACCGATGGGCATGTGGTTCGAGTAGGCCAGATCGCCGACGTCTCTATAATGGCTGGTCAGAAGCAGCGTACACGCGAAGACCTTGCACCGTTCATTGACGTCACGGCCAGACTTGAGGGACGCGATCTGGGCTCGGCGATGGCCGACGTTCGTGGCACTGTGGCAGGTCTGCACCTGCCGAGCTCGATCCGGGTCGATTATGGCGGCCTCTATGCACAGCAGCGCCAAAGCTTCGCGGACATGACGATGGTGTTCGTAGCGGCCCTCCTGCTGGCGGCATTACTGCTCACCCTGCTCTTCGAACGGATTGCCTGGACGCTTGCCGCGCTGGTGACAGTCTTGCTCAGTGCCGCCGCTGTATTTTGCGGCCTGTGGATTTCCGGTATCGAACTCGATGTTTCGGCCCTGATGGGGCTTACCATGGTAGTGGGCATGGTGACCGAGCTTATCGTGTTCTACCTCTCGGAACTCGATGCGGCGGCACCAACGGATGCGGCAGCGCTCACGGAGGCGGGTGACAAGCGCCTTCGCCCGATCCTGATGTCGGCGCTTATCGCCATTCTGACATTGAGTCCGCTGGCTCTCGGGATCAGCCGTGGGGCTGGCCTGCAGCAGCCGCTGGCGACAGCCATCATTTTCGGTCTGACTGCGGCCGTTCCACTCGTGCTCCTCGTGTTTCCGACACTAATCCTCGCGATTTCACGTGTGCCGGCCAAGTCAGATGGCGCTGGGCCATTGGTCTCCCCGGGGTAA
- a CDS encoding efflux RND transporter periplasmic adaptor subunit encodes MTRAAIFLPFLLGLAACSARNVDETAGVTPVALVSLGKAATGNIAQSVTLYGEIERGGDSQIVLSAPVEATIVSINAPAGSAVASGTVLARLRASPASQAQFRAASADASAAQQAFARAQRLRADGLASDADVEAARSRTAAASALAASFKERSASLTLRAPSAGFVDATGASAGDLVQPGATIVTLSRSGAVKARFGIDPARARGLAAGSPIEVHPGDGSPPFVVPITSISPVAHVQTRLASILVQIPAQHGLAAGQPLSARVVTRTSSAAVTVPYAALLDDGGQPFVFVVKDGVAHRRDVETGASDGNQAAILKGVSDGELVVTDGATGVEDGMKVRTR; translated from the coding sequence ATGACCCGAGCCGCAATCTTCCTGCCATTTCTCCTTGGTCTCGCCGCCTGTTCAGCCAGGAATGTCGACGAAACCGCCGGCGTTACGCCTGTTGCACTCGTGTCGCTGGGTAAGGCGGCGACTGGCAATATTGCCCAGTCGGTCACACTCTACGGTGAAATCGAGCGGGGAGGGGATAGCCAGATTGTGCTCTCGGCGCCGGTTGAGGCAACTATAGTCTCGATCAATGCGCCAGCCGGTTCGGCTGTCGCCTCCGGAACGGTCCTTGCTCGCCTTCGCGCCAGTCCGGCAAGCCAGGCACAGTTCCGTGCCGCCTCAGCCGATGCGTCCGCCGCCCAGCAGGCATTTGCCCGGGCTCAGCGTCTGCGGGCCGATGGCCTTGCCAGCGACGCCGATGTTGAAGCTGCCCGGTCACGCACCGCCGCCGCTTCCGCGCTGGCGGCATCGTTCAAGGAGCGCAGTGCCAGTCTGACCTTGCGCGCCCCTAGTGCCGGCTTTGTCGATGCGACCGGGGCAAGCGCCGGCGATCTTGTCCAGCCCGGTGCGACGATAGTAACCCTGTCGCGCTCCGGCGCAGTCAAGGCGCGGTTCGGCATCGATCCAGCACGGGCTCGCGGACTTGCGGCTGGAAGTCCGATCGAAGTTCATCCTGGCGATGGATCTCCACCTTTTGTCGTTCCGATCACCAGCATCAGCCCGGTCGCCCATGTGCAGACGCGCCTGGCCTCGATTCTGGTCCAAATACCGGCACAACACGGCCTTGCTGCGGGACAGCCGCTCTCGGCCCGGGTGGTCACGCGCACATCGAGCGCTGCCGTGACGGTGCCGTATGCCGCGCTGCTCGATGACGGCGGGCAGCCGTTCGTTTTCGTGGTCAAGGACGGTGTTGCGCATCGCCGTGATGTGGAAACCGGCGCCAGCGATGGCAACCAAGCGGCAATCCTCAAGGGCGTGTCCGATGGCGAATTGGTCGTCACCGATGGAGCGACCGGCGTCGAAGACGGCATGAAGGTCCGCACGAGGTGA
- a CDS encoding TolC family protein, translated as MKAQPALLVLLLAAGCAHYAPAPLADDPAVLAAPVSAILEASASSVERPWLQPTPVDLSSPLTTQGVSALAVVNNPDLVALRARADVADTQAFAAGLLPDPTFSIGADKVLSGPDTVLNVAGALGLDINALRKRAVRREQARAQARQVRLDLAWAEWQTAGQARIQAVRIAGLSEIADLSRDSNAVAQAQLGRAARAAARGDLTGSDAESARIAAFDAADRLRIAERDLLAARQGLAKLLGLLPDTQLALATLALPPEPPSAEHLFTLAKAGRTDLAALRAGYGMQEAALHKAVLDQFPTLNLTVTGNRDSAGNFLLGPTVDFTLPLWNRNRGGIAVERATREALKSEYEARLFQTRAEISAAWAGIELARRQLADAEAGLPALRHQAAVSDRAARRGDLSRAVAMNSGQQLRDRILVIAQARLAIQEQTIALELLSGELTEGWK; from the coding sequence GTGAAGGCTCAACCGGCTTTGCTCGTGCTGCTTCTGGCGGCGGGCTGCGCCCACTATGCGCCGGCTCCGCTGGCGGATGATCCGGCGGTTCTCGCTGCCCCTGTTTCCGCGATCCTGGAAGCCTCGGCAAGTTCTGTCGAACGCCCCTGGCTCCAACCGACGCCGGTCGATCTGTCTTCACCGCTCACGACGCAAGGAGTGTCCGCGCTGGCTGTCGTCAACAATCCTGATCTCGTCGCCCTGCGCGCACGCGCCGACGTCGCCGATACGCAGGCATTTGCCGCGGGGCTCCTGCCCGATCCAACCTTCAGTATCGGCGCGGACAAGGTGCTGAGCGGCCCCGACACTGTCCTCAACGTCGCGGGCGCTCTCGGCCTCGACATCAATGCATTGCGCAAGCGAGCGGTCAGGCGTGAACAGGCTCGTGCGCAGGCGCGACAGGTGCGGCTCGATCTCGCATGGGCAGAGTGGCAGACAGCTGGTCAGGCACGGATCCAGGCGGTCCGGATCGCCGGGCTGTCCGAGATTGCCGACCTGTCGCGGGATTCAAATGCAGTCGCACAAGCACAGCTCGGCCGCGCGGCTCGGGCAGCGGCGCGTGGCGATCTCACTGGGAGTGACGCCGAAAGCGCCCGTATTGCCGCTTTCGATGCCGCGGATCGGCTGCGAATCGCTGAGCGGGATCTGCTCGCCGCCAGGCAGGGACTGGCAAAGCTGCTGGGGCTCCTGCCTGATACTCAGCTGGCGCTTGCGACGCTTGCGCTACCACCGGAGCCACCGTCGGCCGAGCATCTCTTCACGTTGGCGAAGGCTGGTCGAACCGATCTTGCCGCGCTGCGCGCCGGCTATGGTATGCAGGAAGCGGCCCTACACAAGGCAGTTCTTGACCAGTTTCCGACACTCAACCTGACGGTTACCGGCAACCGGGATTCCGCCGGGAATTTCCTGCTCGGGCCTACGGTTGATTTTACCCTCCCACTTTGGAACCGCAATCGCGGCGGCATTGCCGTGGAGCGTGCGACACGTGAAGCGCTGAAGTCCGAATACGAGGCTCGCCTGTTTCAGACCCGGGCGGAAATCTCTGCGGCCTGGGCGGGCATCGAACTCGCGCGGCGGCAACTCGCCGATGCTGAGGCCGGGTTGCCGGCTCTGCGGCACCAGGCTGCGGTCAGCGACCGCGCTGCCCGCCGAGGTGACCTTTCGCGCGCTGTCGCGATGAATTCGGGCCAGCAATTGCGCGATCGCATTCTGGTTATCGCGCAGGCCCGACTGGCCATTCAAGAACAGACAATTGCCCTCGAACTGCTGAGCGGCGAATTAACCGAGGGGTGGAAATGA
- a CDS encoding sensor histidine kinase — translation MRIWASSSFLRHYDEAQILLKSQPLICAIGADGGHIVIRIQDNGSGIAAAEHERVQQRFVRLESSRSTPGHGLGLSLVRAIAEAHGGRLVLGDAEPGLVAELRFPQRGAL, via the coding sequence TTGAGGATTTGGGCTTCATCTTCGTTCCTTCGTCACTACGACGAAGCCCAAATCCTCCTTAAATCACAACCTCTAATCTGTGCCATAGGTGCTGACGGGGGACACATCGTAATTCGGATCCAGGATAACGGCTCGGGCATTGCTGCGGCAGAGCATGAGCGCGTCCAGCAACGCTTCGTCCGTCTCGAATCTTCGCGATCAACCCCGGGCCATGGGCTTGGGTTGAGTCTCGTGCGAGCGATTGCCGAAGCGCATGGGGGACGCCTGGTACTCGGCGACGCCGAACCCGGCCTCGTCGCTGAACTAAGATTTCCGCAAAGGGGGGCACTGTGA
- a CDS encoding IS3 family transposase (programmed frameshift) has product MKPKSSKPKLPAEQVVKDIRRKTRRHFSAEDKIRIVLDGLRGDDSIAELCRREGIAQSLYYTWSKEFMEAGKRRLAGDTARAATTDEVKDLRREARDLKECVADLTLENRLLKKHDRGWGRRRMRYPASEKLEIIRIVEQSHLPAKRTLDQLGVARRTFYRWYDRYLEGGPEALQDRPSAPSRVWNRIGPEVQDQIVEMALEQTDLSPRELAVRFTDEKRYFVSEATVYRLLKAHDLITSPAYTVIKAAEAFHTQTSRPNEMWQTDFTYFKIIGWGWVYLSTVLDDYSRYIIAWKLCTTMRAEDVTDTLDMALAASGCNHANVLHRPRLLSDNGPSYIAGELAEYIEANRMSHVRGAPFHPQTQGKIERWHQTLKNRVLLENYFLPGDLQQQIEAFVEHYNHQRYHESLDNVTPADAYFGRAAAIIKRRERIKRKTLEHRRLQHCKLAA; this is encoded by the exons ATGAAGCCCAAATCCTCAAAGCCCAAATTGCCTGCCGAGCAGGTGGTGAAGGACATCCGCCGCAAGACCCGTCGGCATTTCTCTGCTGAAGACAAGATCCGCATCGTGCTCGATGGCCTACGCGGCGATGACTCCATTGCCGAGCTGTGCCGCCGTGAAGGGATCGCACAGAGCCTGTATTACACCTGGTCCAAGGAGTTCATGGAGGCCGGCAAGCGCAGGCTTGCTGGCGATACAGCCCGTGCTGCTACCACCGACGAGGTAAAGGATCTGCGCCGTGAAGCGCGCGATCTGAAGGAATGCGTGGCGGACCTGACGCTGGAGAACCGTCTGCTC AAAAAGCATGATCGCGGATGGGGGAGACGACGAATGAGGTATCCCGCATCCGAGAAGCTGGAGATCATCAGGATCGTCGAGCAGTCGCACCTGCCCGCCAAGCGTACGCTGGACCAGCTCGGCGTGGCACGGCGGACCTTCTATCGCTGGTATGACCGCTACCTCGAAGGTGGGCCGGAGGCGCTCCAGGACCGTCCTTCAGCGCCGAGCCGGGTGTGGAACCGTATTGGGCCCGAGGTGCAGGACCAGATCGTCGAGATGGCTCTGGAGCAGACCGATCTCAGTCCCCGCGAGCTGGCGGTGCGCTTCACCGACGAGAAGCGCTACTTCGTGTCCGAAGCCACGGTTTACCGGCTGCTGAAGGCCCATGATCTGATCACCAGCCCGGCCTACACGGTGATCAAGGCGGCAGAGGCGTTCCACACGCAGACCTCTCGACCCAATGAGATGTGGCAGACGGATTTTACCTACTTCAAGATCATCGGATGGGGCTGGGTCTATCTCTCGACCGTGCTCGACGATTACTCACGCTACATCATCGCCTGGAAGCTCTGCACCACCATGCGAGCCGAGGACGTCACTGACACGCTCGATATGGCGCTGGCAGCTTCAGGCTGCAACCACGCCAACGTGCTGCACAGGCCCCGCCTGCTGTCGGACAATGGCCCCAGCTACATTGCCGGGGAACTAGCCGAATACATCGAGGCAAACAGGATGAGCCATGTGCGCGGCGCTCCCTTCCATCCGCAGACGCAGGGCAAGATCGAACGCTGGCACCAGACCCTGAAGAACCGCGTGCTGCTGGAAAACTACTTCCTGCCCGGCGATCTCCAACAGCAGATCGAGGCCTTCGTCGAGCACTATAACCACCAGCGCTACCACGAGAGCCTGGACAATGTGACACCCGCCGATGCCTACTTCGGCAGGGCTGCCGCCATCATCAAACGAAGAGAAAGGATCAAGCGAAAGACACTCGAACATCGGCGCTTGCAACACTGCAAGCTCGCCGCCTAA
- a CDS encoding DUF302 domain-containing protein has product MATTLPVPFDNAIARTEAALKGEGFGVISRIDIQQTLKSKISVDFRPYTILGACNPALAHEALLLEDKVGAMLPCNVVVQQVSSGVIEVAAIDPVASMQAIDNADLKEAAQAVRAKLSRVISTLAESAPS; this is encoded by the coding sequence ATGGCGACCACGCTTCCTGTTCCGTTCGACAATGCCATCGCGCGTACCGAGGCTGCGCTCAAGGGGGAAGGTTTTGGTGTCATCAGCCGGATTGATATCCAGCAGACCCTTAAATCGAAGATTAGCGTGGACTTCCGACCCTACACAATCCTGGGGGCGTGCAATCCGGCACTGGCACATGAGGCTTTGCTGCTGGAGGATAAGGTGGGGGCAATGCTACCGTGCAACGTCGTTGTTCAGCAGGTCTCGTCTGGCGTCATTGAAGTTGCGGCTATCGATCCGGTGGCTTCTATGCAGGCAATTGATAATGCCGATCTGAAGGAGGCCGCTCAGGCAGTCCGAGCAAAGCTTTCGCGGGTGATCAGCACACTGGCGGAGAGCGCACCCTCGTAG
- a CDS encoding type-F conjugative transfer system secretin TraK: MSVPETYAARSISFFATTKKGFVYKIACQVESIPAAQVFITNPSIAKNDAARWEAETPLATSAVRLVQAMANNRTIEGFEVRQSSAVPSRIGDIEVQLVADYRGASLAGKVIRVTNRGSKRLNLSERDLAPKDSLAVSIANPALDPGSSTTAFVVGMNGESSHD; the protein is encoded by the coding sequence GTGTCCGTCCCCGAAACCTATGCGGCGAGGAGCATCAGCTTCTTCGCCACGACCAAGAAGGGTTTCGTCTACAAGATTGCCTGCCAGGTCGAGAGCATCCCTGCGGCTCAGGTTTTCATCACCAATCCGTCAATCGCCAAGAATGACGCGGCCCGCTGGGAAGCCGAGACCCCGCTCGCCACGAGCGCGGTTCGCCTCGTCCAGGCGATGGCCAACAATCGGACCATCGAAGGCTTCGAGGTACGGCAGTCCTCGGCCGTGCCCAGCCGCATCGGCGATATCGAGGTCCAGCTCGTCGCCGACTATCGGGGCGCCAGCCTCGCCGGGAAGGTCATCCGGGTCACCAACCGCGGATCCAAACGGCTGAACCTCTCCGAGCGCGACCTTGCGCCGAAGGACAGCCTCGCCGTCTCGATCGCCAATCCGGCGCTCGACCCCGGCTCCAGCACGACCGCCTTCGTGGTCGGCATGAACGGGGAGAGCAGCCATGACTGA
- a CDS encoding cysteine desulfurase family protein has protein sequence MNMRGTDDPPPIYLDGFASLPLAPEARAAMLAVWEIPGNAGSPNQSGERAAAIVAEGRAAVAELIGAAPSEIVFTSGATEANNLAIVGVVTAVAEHQPHRRRIVLSAIEHKAVIEPAEQLKRRGFIVEFAPVDRSGILDLEAFSRLMGDDVLFASVMLVNNETGIVQPIREAAELAHSCGALFHCDAAQGAGKIAVDVLDLDVDYLSLSGHKCYGPMGIGALYVSAGAPKPEPLIFGGGQQAGARPGTEPVALIAGFGAAASVARSRLVEDQNHGSALISKLLEGLHDRQVRLATVNGHAPTVPGGMAVAFPGVDGDALCSMIARHVSLSTGSACTAGQIKTSHVLEAIGFSASDARSVVRIFCNRYTTGVEIDKAVDAISDAIKRSQLATGEVRQ, from the coding sequence ATGAACATGCGTGGCACCGATGATCCCCCACCGATCTACCTAGACGGGTTTGCCTCGCTCCCCCTTGCCCCTGAAGCGCGGGCCGCAATGCTCGCGGTCTGGGAAATCCCAGGCAATGCTGGATCCCCAAATCAGTCGGGTGAGCGGGCCGCCGCCATTGTTGCAGAGGGTCGAGCTGCGGTAGCCGAATTGATCGGTGCGGCACCAAGCGAAATCGTCTTCACATCGGGCGCCACCGAAGCGAACAACCTGGCGATTGTAGGCGTCGTGACAGCCGTCGCAGAACATCAGCCGCATCGCAGGCGGATCGTGCTTTCGGCAATCGAGCACAAGGCGGTGATCGAACCCGCGGAGCAGTTGAAGAGACGCGGTTTCATCGTGGAGTTCGCACCTGTCGATCGTAGCGGAATACTCGATCTCGAGGCGTTCAGTCGGTTGATGGGGGATGACGTCCTGTTCGCGTCAGTCATGCTCGTGAACAATGAGACTGGGATTGTGCAGCCCATCCGAGAGGCGGCCGAACTCGCGCACTCCTGCGGAGCGCTGTTTCACTGCGACGCTGCCCAAGGGGCGGGGAAAATTGCGGTCGACGTACTCGATCTCGATGTCGATTATCTTAGCCTGTCCGGGCACAAATGTTATGGGCCGATGGGGATCGGCGCGCTCTATGTGTCTGCGGGAGCACCGAAGCCGGAACCGCTGATATTCGGCGGCGGACAGCAGGCGGGAGCCCGCCCGGGAACTGAACCGGTCGCGCTCATTGCGGGTTTTGGAGCCGCCGCTTCGGTCGCGCGGTCTCGACTGGTTGAAGACCAAAACCATGGGTCTGCGCTGATTTCCAAGCTGCTGGAAGGTCTCCACGACCGGCAGGTTCGCCTCGCGACAGTCAACGGACATGCGCCCACTGTGCCAGGCGGCATGGCCGTAGCCTTCCCGGGCGTCGACGGGGACGCACTATGCTCAATGATCGCGCGTCACGTCTCACTGTCTACCGGTTCCGCTTGCACTGCCGGGCAGATTAAGACGTCACATGTTCTTGAAGCGATTGGTTTTTCTGCTAGTGATGCGCGCTCCGTTGTTCGGATTTTTTGCAACCGGTACACCACGGGTGTGGAAATCGACAAAGCGGTCGACGCAATTTCAGACGCTATCAAGCGTTCACAGCTTGCTACTGGAGAGGTTCGCCAGTAG
- a CDS encoding DUF4007 family protein, with translation MTRDALKLDSKVQFAGHETFPLRLLWLKKAYDAVGAEAPIGTFQEQEAIARFGVGRNMAVSMRYWATASGFFEEADRVIRPTTLGHAILSDDGLDPYLEQAATIWLVHWHIASSQMKATTTYYAFNVLNAIEFDPATLLDELFGVVSTRGWRATRGTLKRDIEVFLRSYVRKGETFSEDAAEPLLAELALIREARLGGWYEFVRGPKPTLHDAVFAYALGNFWERNGGATTMTAEQVCYAAGSPGRVFKLDEDSVITRLMRIDDVTEGAWQWVDTAGLRQIQRKHEIDATDLIPAAYTKRGSWRSAA, from the coding sequence ATGACGAGGGATGCTCTAAAACTTGATTCGAAGGTGCAGTTCGCGGGGCATGAGACGTTCCCCCTGCGCCTCTTGTGGCTGAAGAAGGCCTATGACGCAGTAGGAGCCGAAGCTCCCATTGGAACATTCCAGGAACAGGAAGCCATCGCACGCTTTGGCGTGGGGCGCAATATGGCTGTTTCGATGCGGTATTGGGCGACTGCATCGGGTTTTTTTGAAGAGGCCGACCGGGTTATCCGGCCCACGACGCTAGGCCACGCCATTCTATCCGATGACGGCCTCGATCCGTATTTGGAGCAGGCAGCGACGATTTGGCTGGTCCACTGGCACATCGCCAGCTCCCAGATGAAAGCTACGACCACATACTACGCGTTCAACGTGCTGAACGCGATCGAGTTTGACCCTGCCACCCTGCTCGACGAGCTGTTCGGCGTGGTCAGCACCCGAGGATGGCGGGCTACGCGTGGCACGCTGAAGCGCGATATCGAGGTCTTTCTGCGCAGCTATGTGCGCAAGGGTGAGACTTTCAGCGAGGATGCCGCGGAGCCCCTTTTGGCGGAACTTGCCCTCATCCGCGAAGCTCGCCTAGGCGGCTGGTACGAGTTCGTGCGTGGCCCCAAGCCGACCCTGCACGATGCCGTGTTCGCATATGCCCTTGGCAACTTCTGGGAGCGAAATGGGGGAGCTACGACGATGACGGCGGAGCAAGTTTGCTACGCAGCAGGCTCGCCTGGCCGCGTGTTCAAGCTCGACGAAGACAGCGTCATCACACGCCTCATGCGTATTGACGACGTTACGGAGGGCGCGTGGCAGTGGGTCGACACGGCCGGATTGCGGCAGATTCAGCGGAAGCATGAGATCGACGCGACGGACCTGATACCCGCAGCCTATACCAAGCGCGGATCGTGGAGAAGCGCGGCATGA